In Bacillus toyonensis BCT-7112, a single window of DNA contains:
- a CDS encoding putative 2-aminoethylphosphonate ABC transporter substrate-binding protein translates to MKKTIFKAVATGMVFSLLMGCGAKKEESAGAKVKDDKLSGSLTVYTAIEEELVPIYLDSFKKKYPDVKLNIVRDSTGVITAKLLAEGKNTQADVVWGTAASSLLALEKKDMLKEYSPKGADRVLPQFKDDKKPEKWVGNTAFMTGIAVNKEELKKKNLPMPESYEDLTKPEYKGTLVMPHPASSGTGFLTVSAWLQIMGEDKGWDYMKKLHDNMASYTHSGSKPAKLAGAGEYPVGVSMVYSALKEKQKGAPVEVVLPKEGLGWEVEANALIKKDNAKNDKLAQAFLDWAITDDVMKLYFEKNGFATIKNNYKLPDGFPKDVTEKLYKKNDFKWAAENRDKILERWEKEFGQKAEPKK, encoded by the coding sequence GTGAAAAAAACAATCTTTAAAGCTGTAGCAACTGGAATGGTATTTTCGTTATTAATGGGGTGTGGTGCAAAGAAAGAAGAAAGTGCTGGAGCAAAAGTGAAAGATGATAAATTATCTGGATCGTTAACTGTTTATACAGCGATTGAAGAAGAGCTTGTACCGATTTATCTTGATTCTTTCAAAAAGAAATACCCGGATGTGAAGTTGAACATTGTTCGTGATTCAACAGGAGTTATTACAGCGAAATTGCTAGCTGAAGGAAAAAATACACAAGCAGATGTTGTGTGGGGAACTGCGGCGTCTAGTCTATTAGCTTTAGAGAAAAAAGATATGTTAAAAGAATACTCTCCAAAAGGAGCGGATCGTGTCCTTCCGCAATTTAAAGATGATAAGAAACCTGAAAAATGGGTAGGTAATACTGCGTTTATGACGGGGATTGCTGTAAATAAAGAAGAATTAAAGAAGAAAAATTTACCGATGCCAGAATCATATGAAGATTTAACGAAACCAGAATATAAAGGAACACTTGTTATGCCACATCCAGCTTCTTCTGGAACAGGATTTTTAACAGTTTCTGCATGGTTGCAAATTATGGGTGAAGATAAGGGCTGGGATTACATGAAAAAACTTCATGATAATATGGCATCTTATACGCATTCCGGTTCAAAACCAGCGAAATTAGCAGGTGCAGGTGAATATCCAGTTGGTGTGTCAATGGTTTATAGCGCTTTAAAAGAGAAACAAAAAGGTGCACCAGTTGAAGTTGTACTGCCGAAAGAAGGACTAGGCTGGGAAGTAGAAGCGAATGCACTTATTAAGAAAGATAATGCGAAAAATGATAAATTAGCACAAGCGTTTTTAGACTGGGCAATTACAGATGATGTAATGAAGTTATACTTCGAGAAAAATGGATTTGCGACAATTAAAAATAACTATAAACTTCCAGATGGATTCCCGAAAGATGTGACAGAAAAGTTATACAAAAAGAATGACTTTAAATGGGCAGCAGAAAATCGCGACAAAATTTTAGAGCGTTGGGAAAAAGAGTTTGGTCAAAAAGCAGAACCGAAAAAGTAA
- a CDS encoding putative 2-aminoethylphosphonate ABC transporter ATP-binding protein: protein MSEYLSIQHIQKQFDTFTALKDISFTVKKNEFVCLLGPSGCGKTTLLRILAGLEEATTGSIAVNGKDITALPPGKRNFGMVFQSYALFPNLTALENIEYGLKTKKYEKAEVKEKALLALELVDLLNVKDKYPAQISGGQQQRVALARALALSPDILLLDEPLSALDAKVREKLRREMRDLQEKVGVTTIMVTHDQEEALTMADKIVVMNHAEIMQIGTPEEIYQRPANPFVADFIGSINFFSKNNEEHAIRPEHVTVVHNNGMKTVVESMEFRGAVYRTEVRVIEEKTHLYNEKIVVDILASEVEATSIRKGKQIQISFSENHMLSYGKKVIV from the coding sequence ATGAGCGAATATTTATCAATTCAACACATTCAAAAACAGTTTGATACATTTACAGCGTTAAAAGATATTTCTTTTACAGTGAAAAAAAATGAGTTTGTTTGTTTATTAGGCCCGAGTGGTTGTGGGAAAACGACGTTGCTTCGCATTTTAGCAGGGTTAGAAGAAGCGACAACAGGTAGTATAGCTGTGAATGGAAAAGATATTACAGCATTGCCGCCTGGTAAGCGGAACTTCGGAATGGTTTTTCAATCGTATGCATTATTTCCGAATTTAACGGCGCTTGAAAACATTGAATACGGCTTAAAGACAAAAAAATATGAAAAAGCAGAAGTAAAAGAGAAAGCGCTATTGGCGTTAGAACTTGTTGACTTACTGAATGTAAAAGATAAATATCCTGCTCAAATATCTGGTGGACAACAGCAGCGAGTAGCACTTGCACGTGCGCTCGCTCTGTCTCCCGATATTTTGTTACTAGATGAGCCGTTATCTGCTTTAGATGCAAAAGTGCGTGAAAAGTTGCGTAGAGAAATGCGTGATTTGCAAGAAAAAGTCGGAGTAACAACTATTATGGTAACGCATGATCAAGAAGAGGCATTAACGATGGCTGATAAAATTGTTGTAATGAATCATGCGGAAATTATGCAGATTGGAACACCAGAGGAGATTTACCAAAGACCAGCCAATCCGTTTGTGGCAGATTTTATTGGTTCTATTAATTTCTTTTCGAAAAATAATGAAGAACACGCAATTCGTCCTGAACATGTAACAGTTGTGCACAATAATGGTATGAAAACTGTTGTAGAAAGCATGGAATTCCGGGGGGCTGTATACCGGACGGAAGTGCGGGTCATAGAAGAGAAAACACACCTTTATAACGAGAAAATCGTAGTGGATATATTGGCATCAGAAGTAGAAGCAACTTCTATTAGGAAAGGAAAGCAAATTCAAATCTCTTTCTCAGAAAATCATATGTTGTCATATGGAAAGAAGGTCATTGTATAG
- a CDS encoding putative 2-aminoethylphosphonate ABC transporter permease subunit: protein MEMLENYQVENTKKKIKRRIGKEEWIQRLVIIGMLLSFLIILVLPLLQLFTQAFYDKDGAFIGVANFSKYFTTSTLVQSLQNTIWISGATTIISVTLAFIYAYAIARTNVFGKRIFQYVALLPLFAPTMMHGIALTYLFGNQGLITKGMFGLFEGIQIPLYGPVGIVMAEVMYTFPQAFLILLIALQGSDYRLYEASNMLGASKTKQFLTVTLPSVKYGLISAMFVVFTLSFTDFGAPKIVGGQYNVLATDVYKQVIGQQNMPMGATVGMILLIPAIFAFAVDRITQRKQANFLSSKAVPYRIINNKKRDVISFVYCSVITLMIILLFVAVGIAASVKVWPYNMSFTFEHFNFSSLTGDGLEAFKNSVIVSAVTAVIGAILTFVFAYVIEKIDQLQFFRKTGYFFSIVPLAIPGLVLGLGYVFFFSQPTIQIFGLSVTNPFHSLYGTIAVLVLVNIIHFYSVTFVTATTALKKLDREFELVSQSMGIPFYKTFFRVTVPMCLPAILEMVMYYFVNSMVTVSAVVFLYAADFKLAAVSIVNMDDAGNVAPAAAMSVLVVVTNIVVRVVYEWGTKALRNRTSKWQQR from the coding sequence ATGGAGATGTTAGAAAATTATCAGGTAGAAAATACGAAAAAAAAGATTAAGAGACGTATCGGTAAAGAAGAGTGGATACAGAGACTAGTAATTATCGGTATGCTTCTTTCATTTCTTATCATACTTGTATTGCCTTTATTACAATTGTTTACACAAGCCTTTTACGATAAAGATGGAGCTTTCATTGGTGTTGCGAATTTCAGTAAATATTTCACAACATCAACTTTAGTTCAATCATTACAAAATACGATATGGATTTCGGGCGCGACAACAATTATTTCCGTTACACTCGCTTTCATTTACGCATATGCGATCGCTCGTACGAATGTTTTTGGAAAGCGCATATTTCAGTACGTAGCGTTATTACCATTATTCGCGCCAACGATGATGCACGGTATAGCACTTACATATTTATTTGGTAATCAAGGGCTAATAACGAAAGGAATGTTTGGTTTATTTGAAGGTATACAAATCCCTTTATATGGACCGGTAGGAATTGTAATGGCTGAAGTTATGTATACATTTCCGCAAGCATTCCTTATTTTATTAATTGCTCTTCAAGGATCTGACTATCGTTTATATGAAGCTTCTAATATGTTAGGAGCGAGTAAAACAAAGCAGTTTCTTACTGTTACTTTACCTAGTGTAAAGTACGGATTAATTAGTGCAATGTTCGTTGTATTTACACTTAGTTTCACTGATTTTGGGGCGCCAAAAATTGTAGGAGGACAATATAATGTGCTTGCTACTGACGTATATAAACAAGTAATTGGACAGCAAAATATGCCAATGGGGGCAACTGTCGGAATGATTTTATTAATCCCAGCTATCTTTGCTTTTGCAGTTGATCGTATTACGCAAAGAAAACAGGCGAATTTTTTATCTTCAAAAGCAGTACCTTACAGAATAATAAATAATAAGAAAAGAGATGTTATTTCGTTCGTATATTGTAGCGTAATAACGCTTATGATTATTCTTTTATTCGTTGCAGTTGGTATTGCTGCAAGTGTAAAAGTATGGCCGTATAATATGAGTTTTACATTTGAGCATTTTAATTTTTCAAGTTTAACGGGAGATGGACTTGAAGCGTTTAAAAATAGTGTAATTGTTTCAGCGGTTACAGCGGTTATTGGGGCAATTTTAACATTTGTGTTCGCGTATGTAATTGAGAAAATAGACCAGCTACAATTTTTCCGAAAAACAGGTTACTTTTTCTCTATCGTACCTTTAGCAATACCAGGTTTAGTACTTGGGTTAGGCTACGTTTTCTTCTTTAGTCAACCAACAATACAAATATTTGGACTTTCCGTAACGAACCCGTTTCATTCTCTATACGGAACAATTGCTGTGTTAGTACTAGTTAATATCATTCATTTTTATTCTGTAACATTTGTTACGGCAACGACAGCTTTAAAGAAATTAGATCGAGAGTTTGAACTAGTTTCACAGTCGATGGGGATCCCGTTTTATAAAACATTCTTTCGAGTTACGGTACCGATGTGTCTACCAGCCATTTTAGAAATGGTAATGTACTATTTCGTAAATTCCATGGTGACTGTCTCGGCAGTTGTATTCCTATACGCAGCTGATTTTAAACTAGCTGCTGTGTCAATTGTAAATATGGATGATGCAGGAAATGTGGCACCAGCAGCTGCGATGAGTGTACTTGTTGTTGTTACTAATATTGTAGTAAGAGTTGTATATGAATGGGGAACGAAAGCACTTCGTAACCGAACGTCAAAATGGCAACAAAGATAA
- the phnX gene encoding phosphonoacetaldehyde hydrolase, whose protein sequence is MKIEAVIFDWAGTTVDYGCFAPLEVFMKIFHKRGVEVTAEEARKPMGLLKIDHVRALTEMPRIANEWKRVFGQLPTEADIHEMYKEFEEILFAILPNYATPIDGIREVMASLRKRGIKIGSTTGYTREMMDIVAKEAKLQGYKPDFLVTPDDVPAGRPYPWMCYKNAMELGVYPMNHMIKVGDTVSDMNEGRNAGMWTVGVILGSSELGLSEWEVETMDPVELHEKMEVVRNRFVENGAHFTIETMQELENVIEHIEKQELIIS, encoded by the coding sequence ATGAAAATAGAAGCAGTTATTTTTGATTGGGCAGGTACGACAGTTGATTACGGATGTTTTGCACCACTGGAAGTATTCATGAAAATTTTTCATAAACGTGGTGTTGAAGTTACAGCAGAAGAAGCACGTAAGCCAATGGGATTATTAAAAATAGATCATGTAAGAGCACTAACAGAAATGCCTCGTATTGCGAATGAGTGGAAGCGTGTTTTCGGACAATTACCAACAGAAGCAGACATTCATGAGATGTATAAAGAATTTGAAGAAATTCTCTTTGCTATTCTGCCAAACTATGCCACGCCAATTGATGGGATAAGAGAAGTGATGGCTTCATTACGTAAAAGAGGCATTAAAATTGGCTCAACAACTGGCTATACGAGAGAAATGATGGATATTGTTGCAAAAGAAGCAAAATTACAAGGGTATAAACCTGATTTTCTTGTGACGCCAGATGATGTTCCAGCAGGTCGTCCGTACCCGTGGATGTGCTATAAAAATGCGATGGAACTTGGTGTGTATCCGATGAATCATATGATAAAAGTGGGAGACACGGTGTCAGATATGAACGAGGGCAGAAATGCTGGGATGTGGACTGTTGGCGTAATTCTCGGTAGTAGCGAGCTCGGCTTAAGCGAGTGGGAAGTTGAAACTATGGATCCGGTAGAACTTCATGAAAAGATGGAAGTAGTTCGTAATCGTTTCGTTGAAAACGGAGCTCATTTTACGATTGAAACGATGCAAGAACTCGAGAACGTAATTGAACATATCGAGAAACAAGAACTTATTATTTCATAA
- the phnW gene encoding 2-aminoethylphosphonate--pyruvate transaminase, whose protein sequence is MNGNHYLLLTPGPLTTTKTVKEVMLYDWCTWDVEYNTMVQDVRAKLVSLATKEEEKYTTVLMQGSGTFSVEAVIGSVVPKNGKLLVCTNGAYGKRIVQMAEMLHINVVVSQTEEWEPTNIAEVEKLLQEDKEITHIAVVHCETTTGIINPIVDVCKLGKRYEKVTIVDAMSSFGGIEIDIADLQIDFLISSANKCIQGVPGFGFVIANREELLKCKGQARSLSLDLYDQWETMEEQNGKWRFTSPTHVVHAFYQALLELEKEGGVRARCNRYYNNQKLLVNRMKEIGFKSLVDEKYQSPIITSFIYPEGFEFQELYNELKKYGFVIYPGKISKVDTFRIGNIGDVHEEDINRLVDSIAKGVVIG, encoded by the coding sequence ATGAATGGAAATCACTACTTATTATTAACGCCAGGACCATTGACGACAACAAAAACGGTAAAAGAAGTTATGCTATACGATTGGTGTACATGGGATGTTGAATATAACACAATGGTGCAAGATGTAAGAGCTAAACTTGTATCGTTAGCAACGAAAGAAGAAGAGAAATATACAACGGTTTTAATGCAAGGAAGCGGTACGTTTTCAGTTGAAGCAGTGATTGGTTCTGTCGTTCCTAAAAATGGAAAGCTTCTTGTTTGTACAAATGGTGCATACGGTAAGAGGATTGTGCAAATGGCAGAGATGTTACATATAAATGTGGTCGTGAGTCAAACAGAAGAGTGGGAACCTACTAATATTGCAGAAGTAGAAAAGTTATTGCAAGAAGATAAAGAGATTACTCATATTGCAGTAGTTCATTGTGAAACAACTACAGGTATTATTAATCCAATTGTAGATGTATGTAAATTAGGAAAGCGATACGAGAAGGTTACAATTGTTGATGCAATGAGTAGTTTCGGCGGGATTGAAATAGACATTGCTGATTTGCAAATTGATTTTTTAATTAGTAGTGCGAATAAATGTATTCAAGGTGTTCCTGGATTTGGTTTTGTTATCGCAAATCGTGAGGAATTACTAAAGTGTAAAGGGCAAGCACGCTCTTTATCTCTTGATTTATATGATCAATGGGAAACGATGGAAGAGCAAAATGGGAAATGGCGTTTTACTTCACCTACGCATGTTGTACACGCTTTTTATCAAGCCTTGCTTGAACTAGAAAAAGAGGGCGGAGTAAGAGCACGTTGCAATCGATATTATAACAATCAAAAATTATTGGTCAACAGAATGAAAGAAATTGGATTTAAGTCATTAGTAGATGAAAAATATCAATCTCCTATTATTACATCGTTTATTTACCCAGAGGGATTTGAATTTCAGGAGTTATATAACGAGTTAAAGAAGTATGGATTTGTAATTTATCCAGGGAAAATTTCGAAAGTAGATACGTTCCGTATTGGAAATATCGGTGATGTACATGAGGAAGATATAAATCGTTTAGTTGATAGTATCGCCAAAGGAGTTGTTATAGGTTGA
- a CDS encoding saccharopine dehydrogenase family protein: protein MKVFCLGGAGKICREAILDLVQFSSFETITVADFNEEEGRKVVEWLNDPRVDFVKVDVTNHEDTVAKMKGYDIVMDGTTIKLNGLSTRCIAEAGCHGVNLNGFGEENESHAIFVQNEKTCLPGFGMTPGVTQMMAMHAANQLDTVEYVRVSHGSYRPIAFSASITETTTYEYDPNLPSRTVYEDGKFKQVPPFARPREIELPAPYGKTMQYIIPHSETITLAKALENKGVKLIETRGTWPKKNMQLVRALYDYGILRNDQIEINGKEIGIMDCISQYLLQSKEGQETEVYGYALHVEVVGMKNNEKQRHVLYHTHPLSDGSIVGWENLRAYTRNVGIPFGIATELIANGNVNKMGVVTPEEAFENPQLVFDELEKRGIYIHEEVSTYKENYNFV from the coding sequence TTGAAAGTATTTTGCTTAGGTGGAGCAGGTAAAATTTGTCGTGAAGCGATTTTGGATTTAGTTCAATTTTCATCTTTTGAGACGATTACAGTAGCCGATTTTAACGAAGAAGAAGGTCGTAAAGTAGTAGAATGGCTCAACGATCCTCGTGTTGATTTTGTGAAAGTCGATGTGACAAATCATGAGGATACAGTTGCAAAAATGAAAGGCTATGACATTGTAATGGATGGTACGACGATAAAGTTAAATGGATTGTCTACTCGTTGTATTGCGGAAGCTGGGTGTCACGGTGTGAATTTGAATGGATTTGGTGAAGAAAATGAATCACATGCTATATTTGTTCAAAATGAAAAAACATGTTTACCCGGATTTGGTATGACACCAGGTGTAACGCAAATGATGGCCATGCATGCAGCAAATCAGCTAGATACTGTAGAGTATGTTCGTGTAAGTCACGGTTCGTATCGTCCAATTGCTTTTTCTGCATCAATTACAGAAACAACGACATATGAATATGATCCAAATTTACCATCGCGTACAGTATATGAAGATGGTAAGTTTAAGCAAGTACCTCCTTTTGCGCGACCAAGAGAAATTGAATTGCCAGCGCCTTATGGTAAAACAATGCAGTATATCATTCCGCATTCTGAAACGATTACGTTAGCAAAGGCACTAGAAAATAAAGGTGTCAAACTGATAGAGACGAGAGGAACTTGGCCAAAGAAAAATATGCAGCTCGTACGTGCTTTATATGATTACGGCATATTGCGTAATGATCAAATTGAAATAAACGGGAAAGAAATTGGCATTATGGATTGTATTTCGCAGTATTTATTACAATCGAAAGAAGGTCAAGAGACGGAAGTATACGGTTATGCACTTCATGTAGAAGTAGTAGGTATGAAAAATAATGAGAAACAGAGACATGTATTATATCATACACATCCGTTATCTGATGGATCTATTGTAGGATGGGAAAATTTAAGAGCTTATACGAGAAACGTCGGTATTCCATTTGGAATTGCTACCGAGTTAATTGCAAATGGGAATGTAAATAAAATGGGTGTTGTTACGCCTGAAGAAGCTTTCGAAAATCCACAACTTGTTTTTGATGAACTAGAAAAGCGCGGCATTTATATTCATGAAGAGGTTTCTACTTACAAAGAAAATTATAATTTTGTATAA
- a CDS encoding DeoR/GlpR family DNA-binding transcription regulator: MSVVGEERKRTILEKVEFKGKVKVSELAREFAVSTETIRRYLEELDREKKLKKVYGGAVQLPGAGIEAPMLEREMLHIEEKKRIGYKAATFVEDGDVIAIDDGSTPLQMVPYLVHRKNLTIVTSSFPVATQLISSINKKMFHGEVLFIGGKVSPKHSRVSGSISQQVIHQFHFHKAFVSIDGLLPSFGVSSFELEKAKLSEAMMKLAEKTYILCDHTKVGVKGNYRIAGFSRIQHVICDKKMPYSFEEEVKKHNIQWTVC, from the coding sequence ATGTCTGTAGTAGGAGAAGAAAGAAAGCGGACTATTCTTGAAAAAGTAGAGTTTAAAGGAAAAGTAAAGGTTTCAGAATTAGCGAGAGAATTCGCTGTATCAACAGAAACAATTCGTCGATATTTAGAAGAGTTAGATCGTGAAAAAAAGTTGAAGAAAGTGTATGGTGGAGCTGTTCAACTTCCAGGTGCCGGGATAGAGGCGCCGATGTTAGAAAGAGAAATGCTACATATAGAAGAGAAGAAAAGAATTGGTTATAAAGCAGCAACATTTGTAGAAGATGGTGATGTCATTGCAATTGATGACGGAAGTACACCACTTCAGATGGTTCCATATCTTGTTCATCGAAAAAATTTAACGATTGTTACGAGTTCTTTTCCAGTAGCGACACAATTAATCTCTTCTATTAATAAAAAGATGTTTCACGGTGAAGTTTTATTTATTGGTGGAAAAGTATCCCCAAAGCATTCGCGTGTATCAGGATCTATTTCTCAGCAAGTGATTCATCAATTTCATTTTCATAAAGCGTTTGTTTCGATTGATGGGTTATTACCTAGTTTTGGCGTTTCCAGTTTTGAATTAGAAAAAGCAAAACTGTCGGAAGCGATGATGAAATTAGCTGAGAAAACATATATTTTATGCGACCATACAAAAGTAGGCGTAAAAGGGAATTATAGAATAGCAGGATTTTCTCGTATTCAACATGTTATTTGTGATAAGAAAATGCCATATAGTTTTGAAGAAGAAGTTAAGAAGCATAATATTCAATGGACAGTGTGTTAA
- a CDS encoding class II aldolase/adducin family protein produces the protein MLFFLKKWNELKDVKSELALRDWFYGTKISLSLCTSKEPLTFLVNVEGRDKGLFSEEDFIVVNCMCEPVFENEEKPAAESFMHADIYKKSSAECILQVQTVDSHLISELYGEEREVTFDKRSVERVFGKEGITEMTIPIVEDEKKFADLLESNVPNFIEGGGVVLVHNYGMIVWGKTPEEAKKWLEGIEYLMNYHVKLLMIKGAKSSVI, from the coding sequence ATGTTATTTTTTCTGAAGAAATGGAATGAATTAAAAGATGTGAAATCTGAATTGGCACTTCGTGATTGGTTTTATGGTACAAAAATTAGTTTATCGTTATGTACGTCAAAAGAGCCATTAACATTTTTAGTGAATGTCGAGGGAAGAGATAAAGGATTGTTTTCAGAAGAGGATTTTATTGTTGTCAATTGCATGTGTGAGCCAGTGTTTGAAAACGAGGAAAAACCAGCGGCAGAGTCATTTATGCATGCGGATATTTATAAAAAAAGCAGTGCGGAATGTATTTTACAAGTACAGACTGTAGATAGCCATTTAATATCAGAGTTATACGGAGAAGAAAGAGAAGTAACATTCGATAAACGTAGCGTGGAACGTGTTTTTGGAAAAGAAGGTATAACAGAAATGACAATTCCAATTGTAGAAGATGAAAAGAAATTTGCTGATTTGTTAGAAAGTAATGTTCCGAATTTTATTGAAGGTGGAGGAGTAGTTCTCGTTCATAATTACGGCATGATTGTGTGGGGGAAAACGCCAGAAGAAGCGAAAAAATGGCTAGAGGGTATAGAATATTTAATGAACTATCATGTAAAGTTGTTAATGATAAAAGGTGCGAAGAGCTCTGTTATATAA
- the cbpA gene encoding cyclic di-AMP binding protein CbpA, with the protein MRVKYHFLPKQQVTYCKINDTGEKALQIMNETGFRAIPVLAEDEKLFMGIIYKVDLLEKKCNSGLEHVSTGDMLENSSAFIFEKDSFFRAFYVIRRLPFLAVLNDYNEFVGILTHSNVFDVIEDSFGMRTGGYILTIATQDCKGTIKELGTLLKAYNIGGLFTLDNGDQYIRRIIVNISDELDEKRLKKLIEKIEKKGFRVSHVDYI; encoded by the coding sequence TTGCGAGTTAAATATCATTTTCTGCCAAAACAGCAGGTGACTTATTGCAAGATAAATGATACTGGTGAAAAAGCATTACAAATTATGAATGAAACGGGATTTCGAGCAATCCCTGTATTAGCAGAAGATGAGAAGCTATTCATGGGGATTATTTATAAAGTAGATTTATTAGAAAAGAAGTGTAATAGCGGATTAGAGCATGTAAGTACAGGAGATATGTTAGAAAATTCCTCTGCATTTATTTTTGAAAAGGATTCTTTCTTCAGAGCGTTTTATGTGATTCGTCGTCTCCCATTTTTAGCGGTGCTAAATGATTATAATGAATTTGTTGGTATCTTAACACATTCCAATGTATTTGATGTTATTGAAGACTCATTCGGTATGCGGACGGGTGGTTATATATTAACAATTGCAACACAAGATTGTAAGGGAACGATTAAAGAGCTTGGGACATTGTTAAAAGCATATAATATCGGTGGGTTGTTTACGCTAGATAACGGTGATCAATATATTCGCCGTATTATCGTAAATATATCAGATGAGTTAGATGAAAAAAGATTAAAGAAATTAATCGAAAAAATAGAAAAAAAAGGATTCAGAGTGAGTCATGTAGATTATATTTAA
- a CDS encoding divergent polysaccharide deacetylase family protein — translation MRKYTIALLIFTMFLSSFLFPIQANAHTNKVAIVIDDFGNNMKGTDKMLSLPIPLTVAVMPFLPSTKEDAIAAHKKGHEVIIHMPMEPIKGKKEWLGPKALTTDLSDEEINNRLEQAIKEVPHAIGMNNHMGSKVTADERIVRLILTACKKHGLFYLDSKTNPNSVVPQIGKELGVPIIENQLFFDDVYTAGHISKQAQLLIKKIQEKPIMVAIGHVGPPGEITSRVIETSIPKIREHADFIFLSDLALSPPAVSK, via the coding sequence ATGCGCAAATATACGATTGCATTGCTCATTTTTACTATGTTCTTATCATCCTTCTTGTTTCCGATTCAAGCCAATGCCCATACAAATAAAGTAGCTATTGTCATTGATGACTTCGGAAATAATATGAAGGGAACTGATAAAATGTTATCACTTCCCATTCCACTGACTGTTGCTGTTATGCCTTTCCTTCCTTCTACAAAAGAAGATGCAATAGCTGCCCATAAAAAAGGCCATGAAGTTATTATACATATGCCAATGGAACCTATTAAAGGTAAAAAAGAATGGCTTGGACCAAAAGCACTTACAACTGATTTAAGCGATGAAGAAATAAACAACCGACTCGAACAAGCGATTAAAGAAGTACCGCATGCAATTGGAATGAACAATCATATGGGATCAAAAGTAACAGCTGACGAAAGAATTGTACGTCTTATACTTACAGCTTGTAAAAAACACGGTTTATTTTATTTAGATAGCAAAACAAACCCTAATAGTGTCGTCCCACAAATCGGAAAAGAATTAGGGGTGCCTATTATTGAAAACCAACTATTTTTTGATGATGTTTATACAGCAGGACATATTTCAAAACAAGCTCAATTACTTATCAAAAAAATTCAAGAAAAACCAATTATGGTAGCTATCGGACACGTTGGGCCTCCAGGTGAAATTACATCACGTGTTATAGAAACCTCTATTCCCAAAATTCGCGAGCATGCAGACTTTATTTTTTTGTCTGATTTAGCATTATCTCCACCTGCTGTTTCAAAATAA
- a CDS encoding aspartyl-phosphate phosphatase Spo0E family protein: protein MFTVKRKYTLEKLSRDIHMKREEMIQLGLTSGLTSRETIQVSQELDKLILQYQRYKEKQTPKWFSIIKVPIFQIGYEGKSNNFWRMLVAGFMK, encoded by the coding sequence ATGTTTACTGTAAAAAGGAAGTACACATTAGAAAAGCTTTCACGTGATATTCATATGAAGCGTGAAGAAATGATTCAACTAGGATTAACAAGCGGGTTAACTAGTAGGGAAACAATTCAAGTTAGTCAAGAATTGGACAAGCTTATTTTACAATACCAGCGCTATAAAGAAAAACAAACACCAAAATGGTTTTCCATTATAAAGGTACCTATTTTCCAAATCGGATATGAAGGAAAATCGAATAATTTTTGGCGAATGCTTGTGGCGGGTTTTATGAAATAA